The Enterococcus sp. 7F3_DIV0205 genome has a window encoding:
- the malX gene encoding maltose/glucose-specific PTS transporter subunit IIBC has product MLPVALLAFMGLILGIGSSFSSPSTIEILPFLDQPWLQVIFRFMSTVGGFAFTYLPLLFAMAIPLGLARNEKGVAAFSGFVGYVVMNLSIHFYLTETGKLADPEHLREAGQGMVLGMQSIEMGVLGGIIVGIIVYLLHSKFYTIQLPDAFAFFGGARFIPIITSLIMAIIGIIVPVIWPIFALGINSVGFAIQKSGIFGPFLFGAGERLLLPFGLHHILVSMIRFTEAGGTQIVDGHSVSGALNIFYTQLQSGSPISPAATAFLSQGKMPTFMFGLPAAALAMYRTALPQNRHKIKGLLISGVIATFVTGITEPIEFLFLFIAPVLYGFHVIMTGLGFMLMALLQVVIGNTDGGVLDFLIFGILQGTYTKWYFVLLVGALWFVVYYVVFKFAIQKFNLKTPGRELVTEDVSEKERTYKKKGNYNGPLILDALGGPKNIVSLDNCITRLRLVVDDMTIVSEQELKNQGAIGVIKLDANNLQVIIGTQVATVKNELESLME; this is encoded by the coding sequence ATGTTGCCTGTAGCATTACTGGCTTTTATGGGGCTGATTTTAGGAATCGGCAGTTCATTTTCTAGTCCTTCAACCATCGAGATACTTCCTTTTTTAGATCAGCCTTGGCTGCAAGTTATTTTTCGATTTATGTCCACGGTTGGTGGTTTTGCTTTTACTTATTTACCATTATTATTTGCAATGGCGATCCCATTAGGCTTAGCTCGCAACGAAAAAGGAGTCGCAGCGTTTTCTGGTTTCGTCGGTTATGTTGTCATGAACTTATCTATTCATTTTTATTTGACTGAAACGGGTAAATTGGCTGATCCAGAGCACTTGCGTGAAGCGGGACAAGGAATGGTTTTAGGGATGCAGTCGATAGAAATGGGGGTACTTGGCGGAATTATTGTTGGAATCATTGTGTATTTATTACATAGTAAATTCTATACAATCCAGTTGCCGGATGCCTTTGCATTTTTTGGCGGCGCTCGATTTATTCCAATCATCACGTCTCTTATTATGGCGATCATTGGTATCATAGTCCCAGTTATTTGGCCAATATTTGCATTAGGAATTAACAGTGTGGGGTTTGCGATTCAAAAATCAGGAATTTTTGGCCCCTTTTTATTCGGTGCGGGTGAGCGTTTATTACTCCCATTTGGTTTACATCATATCTTGGTTTCAATGATTCGTTTTACCGAAGCTGGCGGCACTCAAATCGTAGACGGGCACAGTGTATCTGGAGCATTGAATATTTTTTATACCCAACTACAAAGTGGTTCTCCTATCAGTCCGGCGGCCACGGCCTTTCTATCCCAAGGGAAAATGCCTACTTTCATGTTTGGACTTCCTGCAGCAGCTTTAGCGATGTATCGAACAGCATTACCTCAGAATCGCCATAAAATCAAAGGCCTTTTGATTTCTGGAGTCATTGCTACTTTTGTTACCGGCATTACGGAACCAATTGAATTCTTATTCTTGTTTATCGCCCCTGTTTTGTATGGCTTCCATGTCATCATGACAGGTTTAGGATTTATGCTCATGGCGTTACTTCAAGTAGTTATCGGCAATACTGATGGCGGTGTTCTGGACTTTTTAATTTTTGGTATTTTACAAGGAACCTATACAAAATGGTACTTCGTCTTGCTCGTTGGAGCGCTATGGTTCGTAGTCTATTATGTTGTTTTCAAGTTTGCGATTCAAAAATTCAACTTGAAAACACCTGGCCGAGAGTTAGTAACAGAAGATGTCTCTGAAAAAGAGCGAACTTATAAGAAAAAAGGCAATTACAATGGACCTTTGATCCTAGACGCATTAGGAGGACCTAAAAATATTGTTTCATTAGATAATTGTATTACCCGTCTACGCTTAGTTGTAGATGATATGACGATTGTAAGTGAACAGGAATTGAAAAATCAAGGTGCTATCGGTGTTATAAAATTAGATGCAAACAACCTTCAAGTCATTATTGGAACTCAAGTCGCCACAGTAAAAAATGAGCTTGAAAGTTTGATGGAATAG
- a CDS encoding MurR/RpiR family transcriptional regulator, whose product MSVFLKKLQKHQDQLSRLEQQVLAYIIENPEVIAQSRIDEVAKEVYVSTATISRTSKALGYSGFQELKYTLIHHLEEEQHPIYQPSANFTQLAERVQNEISETLQLVKQENLELGAKLLAESQRVEFFGVGSSYSCCFEAARKLTFAGRIANAREDWDELRIVAEHLTASDTAILVSYSGETILPLEYVAILKEKKVPIIAIVGSKNSQLEELATLVFHVKVTNGYYGEIDMSSRIPMHLVLELLILHYIETYVEK is encoded by the coding sequence GTGAGCGTATTTTTAAAGAAACTGCAAAAACATCAAGATCAACTAAGTCGTTTAGAGCAGCAGGTTCTAGCCTATATTATTGAAAATCCAGAAGTAATTGCCCAAAGCCGCATTGATGAAGTGGCAAAAGAAGTCTATGTGTCAACTGCAACAATCAGCCGAACAAGTAAAGCACTCGGTTATTCTGGGTTTCAAGAGTTGAAATATACTTTGATCCATCATTTAGAAGAAGAGCAACACCCTATTTACCAGCCTTCAGCGAACTTCACTCAATTGGCTGAACGTGTTCAAAATGAGATCAGTGAAACATTACAGTTAGTGAAGCAAGAAAATCTAGAGCTGGGAGCAAAGTTGCTTGCAGAAAGTCAACGTGTAGAATTTTTTGGTGTTGGAAGCTCTTATTCCTGCTGTTTTGAAGCAGCACGAAAATTGACTTTCGCTGGTAGGATTGCGAATGCACGCGAAGATTGGGACGAATTACGGATCGTTGCCGAACATTTAACTGCATCTGACACAGCGATTCTTGTCAGTTACAGCGGTGAAACCATTCTTCCCCTTGAATATGTAGCTATTTTAAAAGAAAAAAAAGTGCCTATCATTGCAATCGTTGGTTCTAAAAATAGTCAACTTGAAGAATTAGCGACATTGGTCTTTCATGTCAAAGTGACGAATGGCTATTATGGGGAAATCGACATGAGTTCACGAATTCCCATGCATCTTGTATTAGAACTCTTGATTCTTCATTATATCGAAACCTATGTAGAAAAATGA
- a CDS encoding YebC/PmpR family DNA-binding transcriptional regulator, with protein sequence MAGHSKWKNIQGRKNAQDAKRGKIFQKLSREIYMAAKAGGADPATNAALRLVMDKAKAANMPNDNIDRAIKKASSAGENEHYDEITYEGYGPAGVAILVYALTDNRNRTATNVRVAFTRNGGSLGETGSVSYMFDRKGYIAIERAGLSVDEDTMFENVLEAGAEDLETSEDVFEIYTAPEDFTTVRDILEKDGYTLAQAELTMVPQTLVELDLEQQEQLQILIDKLEEDDDVSEVFTSGDM encoded by the coding sequence ATGGCAGGTCACAGTAAGTGGAAAAATATTCAAGGACGAAAAAATGCGCAGGATGCAAAACGAGGGAAGATTTTTCAGAAATTATCAAGAGAAATTTATATGGCAGCTAAAGCAGGGGGCGCAGACCCAGCCACAAATGCGGCTTTAAGACTTGTAATGGATAAAGCAAAAGCGGCTAATATGCCTAATGACAACATCGATCGAGCAATCAAAAAGGCTAGCAGCGCAGGTGAAAATGAACATTACGATGAGATTACTTATGAAGGATACGGACCGGCTGGTGTTGCGATTTTAGTGTATGCATTAACGGATAACCGAAATCGGACAGCAACCAATGTGAGAGTTGCATTTACTAGAAATGGTGGTTCTTTAGGTGAAACAGGTTCCGTTAGTTATATGTTCGACCGTAAAGGCTATATCGCAATTGAACGTGCAGGTCTGTCTGTTGATGAAGATACGATGTTTGAAAATGTACTAGAAGCTGGTGCGGAGGATCTAGAAACATCAGAGGACGTATTTGAAATTTATACGGCGCCAGAAGACTTTACCACTGTCCGAGATATACTGGAAAAAGATGGTTACACTTTAGCTCAAGCCGAACTGACTATGGTTCCTCAAACCTTAGTCGAGTTAGACCTGGAGCAACAAGAACAACTGCAGATTTTGATCGATAAGCTTGAGGAAGACGATGATGTGTCTGAGGTTTTCACTTCAGGGGATATGTGA
- a CDS encoding GyrI-like domain-containing protein translates to MNYKVEQKEAFTITGHKQEMTKIEQDENYYEISRFWSSLTEEKINRLMSVTDGTIQGLLGVSDSNNSQQQFNYMIGTKTSQDKAILNDLAEIHFPASKWAIIECIGAISAGVKALEEHQPFEPNVLMQLKQSTLSPWADEAMCENIGIPRIELYPLGDMEADNYKCELWIPISEKKTIKEG, encoded by the coding sequence ATGAATTATAAAGTAGAACAAAAAGAAGCTTTTACCATCACAGGTCACAAACAAGAGATGACCAAGATAGAGCAAGACGAAAATTATTATGAAATATCACGTTTTTGGTCGAGCTTGACCGAAGAAAAAATCAATCGATTAATGTCGGTAACAGATGGAACGATTCAAGGATTACTAGGTGTTTCTGATAGTAATAACAGCCAACAGCAGTTCAATTACATGATCGGTACAAAGACAAGTCAGGATAAGGCTATTTTGAATGATTTAGCCGAGATCCACTTTCCAGCTTCAAAATGGGCAATCATTGAATGTATTGGCGCAATTTCAGCAGGTGTCAAAGCACTTGAGGAACATCAACCGTTTGAACCGAATGTTTTGATGCAATTAAAACAAAGCACACTTTCGCCGTGGGCAGATGAGGCAATGTGTGAAAATATTGGAATTCCAAGAATTGAGTTGTATCCACTGGGTGACATGGAAGCGGATAACTATAAGTGCGAATTATGGATTCCTATCAGTGAGAAAAAGACAATAAAAGAGGGATAA
- a CDS encoding DUF1801 domain-containing protein: protein MKEFSDTNVAAIFEHYPERFRKPLLALRELIFTTASEIAIVGELEESLKWNQPSYATKVTKAGSPIRIDRFGSENIALFFHCQTTLVEEFRALFSDVFEFSKNRAIVLDPEKELPVNELAFCIERALTYHKKGNRLLK from the coding sequence ATGAAAGAATTTTCGGATACAAATGTGGCTGCTATTTTTGAGCATTATCCTGAACGATTTCGCAAACCACTATTAGCACTTAGAGAATTGATTTTTACTACAGCTTCCGAAATCGCAATAGTAGGTGAGTTGGAAGAAAGCTTAAAATGGAATCAACCTTCTTATGCAACGAAAGTAACAAAAGCAGGAAGTCCGATTCGTATCGATCGTTTTGGTTCTGAAAACATTGCACTGTTCTTTCATTGTCAAACGACATTAGTGGAGGAATTTAGAGCGTTGTTTAGTGATGTTTTCGAGTTTTCGAAAAATCGAGCAATTGTGCTGGATCCTGAAAAAGAATTACCAGTCAATGAGTTAGCGTTTTGTATTGAGAGAGCACTAACTTATCATAAAAAAGGTAATAGGCTATTAAAATAA
- a CDS encoding LacI family DNA-binding transcriptional regulator — translation MANIRDIAKLSGYSVATVSRVLNDHPYVSEEKRTKILKIMHELDYIPNAKARELSRGRSKHIAVMIPYADHPYSDKIVSGILKAAFNDGYKVTLLPTNYDPTVEKHYLNELAAKAWDGMIITSKKVSFEVIMSYLKYAPIVCCEDTGNFPISCVSIKREESYIDLFTKLKKQGYQNIGLTVGRTEKVSASTALVLQTYSTIIGCLDESLIVRNCRSYEDGIQAGSHFATLSDLDVIVTNGDDVAAGILQTISQDQIMVIGEENLLSSRLLHFSTIDHHIDQCGEAAFHLLLEEKISTKTIPYTFIDRN, via the coding sequence ATGGCAAACATCCGTGATATCGCCAAATTATCTGGCTATTCTGTGGCGACGGTTTCCCGTGTGCTGAATGATCATCCTTATGTTTCTGAGGAAAAACGAACGAAAATTCTTAAAATCATGCATGAGCTTGATTATATACCAAATGCAAAAGCTAGAGAGTTGAGTCGCGGGAGATCCAAACATATTGCCGTTATGATTCCTTACGCCGACCATCCCTATTCTGATAAAATCGTCAGCGGTATCTTGAAAGCTGCTTTTAACGATGGTTACAAAGTAACATTACTGCCGACCAACTACGACCCTACAGTTGAAAAACATTATTTAAACGAGTTAGCTGCAAAAGCTTGGGATGGCATGATCATTACATCAAAAAAAGTCTCTTTTGAAGTTATTATGAGCTACCTGAAATATGCACCGATTGTTTGCTGTGAAGACACTGGTAATTTTCCGATTTCCTGTGTTTCGATCAAGCGCGAAGAATCTTATATTGATTTGTTTACTAAATTAAAAAAACAAGGCTATCAGAACATCGGATTAACCGTTGGACGAACTGAAAAAGTGAGTGCCAGCACCGCTTTGGTTTTACAAACTTACAGCACTATCATCGGCTGTTTGGATGAGTCACTGATCGTTAGAAACTGCCGCTCATACGAAGATGGCATACAAGCTGGTAGTCATTTTGCAACATTGTCCGATCTTGATGTGATCGTCACAAACGGAGATGATGTCGCTGCTGGTATTTTACAAACTATTTCCCAAGATCAAATAATGGTGATTGGGGAAGAGAATTTACTTTCTAGTAGACTTCTGCACTTTTCTACGATCGATCACCATATAGATCAATGTGGGGAAGCCGCTTTTCACCTACTTTTAGAGGAAAAAATTAGCACAAAAACAATTCCGTACACGTTTATTGACCGAAACTAA
- a CDS encoding 1-phosphofructokinase family hexose kinase → MIHLICPNPAIDRTLLIEDFTVDSPNRPYTIKEFAGGKSFNVAYALDFESPNVPYCIHTILGGKNGDYLKELAAKRTIHLEITDVDVNTRFCTIIADTKNNNIYPIYENSFVLSKPLLNKFTKQLLNAIQPKDTVVFSGSLMKGMPDDYIAQLQKQLKDQDIRFFIDTSGVALVEAFQEHPAVIKINDEELCDLVPDYTFNGLEDYADFLKSKTAATIPYFIITLGAKGVVAKLNQMVYHLSLPPVKAKNPIACGDFFLGGLVKYLTLGQLEDLEVLKKAISYSTANVLNWFPEMKQSDIDRIEKEIIIQRL, encoded by the coding sequence ATGATACATTTAATTTGTCCCAATCCAGCGATCGACCGTACCTTATTGATAGAAGACTTCACTGTCGATAGTCCAAACCGTCCCTATACAATCAAAGAATTTGCAGGTGGCAAGAGTTTTAATGTCGCTTATGCATTGGATTTCGAAAGCCCTAATGTTCCTTACTGTATTCACACCATTTTAGGAGGCAAAAATGGTGACTATTTAAAAGAGTTAGCTGCTAAAAGAACTATTCACTTAGAAATAACAGATGTAGACGTTAATACACGGTTTTGCACTATTATCGCAGATACAAAAAACAATAATATTTATCCCATTTATGAGAATAGTTTCGTATTAAGCAAACCTCTATTAAACAAATTTACCAAGCAATTACTGAATGCTATCCAACCAAAGGACACTGTTGTTTTTTCTGGTTCTTTGATGAAAGGAATGCCAGATGATTATATTGCTCAGCTCCAAAAACAACTCAAAGATCAAGACATACGTTTTTTCATAGATACTAGTGGAGTTGCTTTAGTCGAAGCATTTCAGGAGCATCCCGCTGTAATCAAAATCAATGACGAAGAACTGTGTGATTTAGTACCTGATTACACCTTTAATGGATTAGAAGATTACGCTGATTTTTTGAAATCAAAAACAGCAGCAACTATTCCATATTTTATTATCACACTTGGTGCGAAGGGTGTTGTGGCAAAGTTAAATCAAATGGTCTACCACCTTTCTCTTCCACCTGTGAAGGCTAAAAACCCGATTGCCTGCGGTGATTTCTTTTTAGGAGGTTTGGTGAAATACCTGACATTAGGACAGTTAGAGGACCTTGAAGTATTGAAAAAAGCAATAAGTTACTCAACAGCTAATGTACTAAATTGGTTCCCTGAAATGAAGCAGTCCGATATCGATCGAATCGAAAAAGAAATCATCATCCAACGCTTATAG
- a CDS encoding DeoR/GlpR family DNA-binding transcription regulator, protein MNAQERKDYILDILKKNHSVKILKLSKELRVTRETIRKDLYELEKEGLIKKIHGGAVLDSSNQETDYERRKSEYQEEKTAIAKQAAKHIEEGDTIYLDYGTTTLALAREIMNLKNITVITNTIPIVNLLLHSEDINLLIPGGMLRKNEDSLYGPFASNNLQNIFVDIGFFGCGGIDDEVGITNHHMGETMISKEMIHHSQTSIILADHSKFGSIAFNRTATFDEIDIIITDEDLSSETYEKISQKGVEIYCTEDE, encoded by the coding sequence ATGAACGCACAAGAAAGAAAAGACTATATTTTGGATATTTTAAAGAAGAATCATTCTGTCAAAATTTTGAAGTTAAGCAAAGAATTACGTGTGACGAGAGAAACAATACGCAAGGATTTATATGAATTAGAGAAAGAAGGACTAATCAAAAAGATTCATGGTGGAGCTGTGTTAGATAGTTCAAATCAAGAGACAGATTACGAACGACGCAAGAGTGAGTATCAAGAAGAGAAAACCGCTATTGCCAAACAAGCCGCCAAGCATATTGAAGAAGGAGACACGATTTATTTAGATTATGGTACGACAACATTAGCGTTAGCTAGAGAGATCATGAATTTGAAAAACATTACTGTGATCACTAACACCATTCCAATCGTTAATTTGTTATTACACAGTGAAGATATCAACCTCTTGATTCCAGGAGGGATGCTTAGAAAAAATGAAGACTCATTATATGGTCCATTTGCTTCAAATAATCTGCAAAATATTTTTGTAGATATCGGCTTTTTTGGGTGTGGGGGAATTGACGATGAGGTCGGTATCACAAACCATCATATGGGTGAAACAATGATTTCAAAGGAAATGATCCATCATAGCCAAACCTCGATCATTTTAGCTGATCACAGCAAATTTGGCAGTATTGCGTTTAATCGTACTGCGACTTTTGATGAGATAGATATTATCATTACGGATGAAGATTTATCTTCAGAAACGTATGAAAAAATCAGTCAGAAAGGAGTCGAAATTTATTGTACAGAAGATGAGTAG
- a CDS encoding PTS sugar transporter subunit IIA, whose translation MKEPLLYHQLLVNTQNELFEKLSTELEAKGIVQQPFLTALIERESEFPTGLPLKIGVAIPHTDGTYVNEDRLVFATLKQPILFNEMGGDEEDVLNVSVVIMLAIKEGKKHLSVLQKLIESIQKEGFIEELAQAKDTNKMKTIISTYL comes from the coding sequence GTGAAAGAGCCGTTATTGTATCATCAGTTGCTAGTCAATACACAAAATGAGTTATTTGAAAAACTAAGTACAGAATTAGAAGCCAAGGGAATCGTTCAGCAACCTTTTTTGACCGCACTGATTGAAAGAGAATCAGAGTTCCCAACGGGACTACCGTTAAAAATAGGTGTAGCAATCCCGCATACTGACGGGACTTACGTTAATGAAGATCGTTTAGTGTTTGCTACTTTGAAGCAGCCTATTTTGTTTAATGAGATGGGTGGGGATGAGGAAGATGTGCTTAATGTATCCGTCGTTATAATGCTAGCAATCAAAGAGGGAAAGAAGCATCTATCCGTCCTACAAAAATTGATTGAATCAATTCAAAAAGAAGGATTTATTGAAGAATTGGCACAAGCAAAAGATACCAATAAAATGAAAACAATTATTTCGACGTATTTATAA
- the gatB gene encoding PTS galactitol transporter subunit IIB: MKKVIVACGGAIATSTVAANKIKELAARENIPVEVVQCRVSELDSKKEGADLIVTTAKVRKDYGIPVVHGVAFVSGVNIEGTENKILDVLK, from the coding sequence ATGAAAAAAGTAATCGTTGCCTGCGGAGGAGCGATCGCAACTTCAACTGTAGCTGCGAATAAAATCAAAGAATTAGCCGCAAGAGAAAATATTCCAGTCGAAGTGGTTCAATGCCGTGTAAGTGAACTGGATAGTAAAAAAGAAGGAGCCGATTTGATCGTGACAACTGCTAAAGTTCGAAAAGATTATGGAATTCCAGTTGTTCATGGCGTAGCGTTTGTTTCAGGTGTGAATATTGAAGGCACAGAAAATAAGATATTAGATGTGTTGAAATAA
- a CDS encoding PTS galactitol transporter subunit IIC — protein sequence MAIIQYIVDLGASVMLPIVIMILGLLLGQGIGKSLRSGITIGIGFVGIGLVISLLTDNLGAAAEAMAKNFNLGLNVVDLGWPGTSPMAWGSDLGLIAIPVAIGVNIIMLVFKMTKVVNVDIWNIWHMAFTGAIVQIATGNFYLGILGVVVHAVVAYKLGDMFGQVTDDYFGLEGISIPHGSSAYMGVFAAPIDDLIEKIPGVNKINITSEKIEEKLGVLGQPTIVGAVLGFVIGLLAKYSVGDSLQLAIQMAAVMVLMPMVVKLIMEGLIPISEAARKLLDKHFKGSELKIGLDPALLLGDSQVIAASLLFVPLTIFIAVIVPGNQVLPFGDLATMGFFIAIAVGVHKGNLFRTLISGSVIMYVTIWISNQMISLQTQLGQSVGLVAQGERVSSLDQAGSPITYLLTKGITLETGLGFFVILVVYVACFVYTFIKYKRQTLYVEADGEGVK from the coding sequence ATGGCTATTATTCAATATATCGTGGATCTCGGTGCAAGTGTGATGCTTCCAATCGTTATCATGATATTAGGATTGTTATTAGGTCAAGGAATCGGTAAATCACTTCGTTCAGGAATCACGATAGGAATTGGGTTTGTCGGGATCGGCTTAGTGATTTCATTGCTGACAGATAATTTAGGTGCAGCAGCTGAAGCGATGGCGAAAAATTTCAATTTGGGTTTGAATGTCGTTGATCTTGGTTGGCCTGGGACCTCGCCTATGGCTTGGGGTTCTGACTTAGGACTGATTGCGATTCCTGTGGCGATTGGAGTTAATATTATAATGCTAGTATTTAAAATGACAAAAGTTGTAAACGTTGACATTTGGAATATTTGGCATATGGCTTTTACTGGTGCGATTGTTCAGATTGCCACAGGTAACTTTTATTTAGGAATTTTAGGGGTTGTTGTCCATGCCGTAGTTGCATATAAATTAGGAGATATGTTTGGACAAGTGACGGATGATTACTTTGGATTGGAAGGGATATCCATCCCGCATGGTTCCTCTGCTTACATGGGTGTATTTGCTGCTCCAATCGATGATTTGATCGAAAAGATTCCAGGAGTCAATAAAATCAACATTACCTCAGAGAAAATCGAAGAAAAACTAGGTGTACTTGGACAACCAACGATTGTTGGAGCGGTTCTTGGGTTTGTGATTGGACTTTTAGCAAAATATTCAGTTGGCGATTCATTACAATTAGCAATTCAGATGGCGGCAGTTATGGTTTTGATGCCAATGGTAGTGAAATTGATCATGGAAGGATTAATTCCGATTTCAGAAGCTGCGCGCAAATTATTAGATAAACATTTTAAAGGCAGTGAATTAAAAATTGGTTTAGATCCTGCTTTGTTATTAGGAGACTCACAAGTTATTGCAGCAAGTTTACTTTTTGTACCATTAACAATTTTTATTGCTGTGATTGTGCCGGGGAATCAAGTATTACCATTTGGTGATTTAGCCACGATGGGCTTTTTCATCGCAATTGCTGTTGGAGTTCATAAAGGAAACTTATTTAGAACTTTAATTTCTGGTTCTGTAATTATGTATGTGACGATTTGGATTTCTAATCAAATGATTAGTTTGCAGACACAATTAGGACAATCTGTTGGTTTAGTAGCGCAAGGAGAGCGTGTATCATCTTTAGACCAAGCAGGAAGTCCGATTACTTATTTACTAACTAAAGGAATTACTTTAGAGACGGGTCTAGGTTTCTTTGTGATTTTGGTAGTTTACGTAGCATGCTTTGTTTATACATTTATTAAGTACAAGAGACAAACTTTATATGTAGAAGCAGACGGAGAAGGAGTGAAGTAG
- a CDS encoding galactitol-1-phosphate 5-dehydrogenase, translating into MRALEVVGKAQMMLNELEKPKLEPDKVLIKVSYCGVCGSDLPRYFDGGVHAFPQVLGHEFSGIIEACGADVTDFVSGDRVAVAPLIPCGKCDACQKGEPAMCADYSFIGSREQGAMAEYVAVPAKNCVKVPKNLSLKEAALLEPLTVAIHGIERIKLHAGVSVMILGAGTIGLLTLLALRARGVGEITVVDLNDKKLALAKDSGADRLVNPSNDPLEDYFKAHELPEIVIETAGSSVTQVQAIRFIQKRGQISYVGTSTKEVVLSPVDFEKILRGELEITGSWMSYSAPFPGFEWTAGLRYMAEKEINVKPLITGIYRLEDLEKPFKEMVKKDSEHVKVLYGINQE; encoded by the coding sequence TTGAGAGCATTGGAAGTTGTTGGAAAAGCTCAAATGATGTTAAATGAACTAGAGAAGCCAAAGCTTGAACCAGACAAAGTTTTGATAAAAGTTTCCTACTGTGGTGTTTGTGGTTCAGATTTACCTAGATATTTCGATGGTGGTGTCCATGCTTTTCCTCAAGTCTTAGGTCATGAATTTTCGGGAATTATCGAAGCATGTGGAGCAGATGTAACTGATTTTGTCAGCGGTGATCGTGTAGCAGTTGCCCCGCTCATTCCGTGTGGTAAATGTGATGCTTGTCAAAAAGGGGAGCCTGCAATGTGTGCTGACTATAGTTTTATCGGTTCGAGAGAACAAGGAGCAATGGCTGAATATGTAGCAGTTCCAGCTAAGAATTGTGTGAAGGTTCCAAAGAACTTATCCTTAAAAGAGGCAGCTTTGCTAGAACCGTTGACTGTGGCGATTCATGGAATTGAACGAATCAAACTTCATGCAGGAGTCAGTGTCATGATTTTAGGTGCAGGTACGATTGGCTTATTAACATTATTAGCATTACGTGCCAGAGGAGTAGGCGAAATCACTGTTGTTGATTTAAATGATAAAAAACTAGCTCTAGCTAAAGATAGTGGAGCGGATCGATTGGTCAACCCTAGTAATGATCCATTAGAAGATTACTTTAAAGCACATGAGTTACCAGAAATTGTGATCGAAACAGCTGGCAGCTCAGTCACTCAAGTTCAGGCAATTCGATTTATTCAAAAAAGAGGCCAAATCAGTTATGTGGGAACTAGCACCAAAGAAGTTGTATTGTCACCAGTTGATTTTGAAAAAATCCTACGTGGAGAGCTAGAAATAACAGGATCATGGATGTCGTATTCAGCGCCATTTCCAGGTTTTGAATGGACGGCTGGATTGCGCTATATGGCAGAAAAGGAAATTAATGTGAAGCCCCTGATTACAGGTATCTACCGTTTAGAAGATTTAGAAAAGCCATTTAAAGAAATGGTTAAAAAGGATTCAGAACATGTCAAAGTATTATACGGAATAAATCAAGAATGA